The Meiothermus ruber DSM 1279 genome includes the window TTCAGCTCCGCCGCCCCCGTACCCCGCAGCGCGGGGGGCAGCTCGAGCCGCCCCACCGCCACCGTGCGGGGCCGGGTGTGCGCTTTCTGATGGGCCTCGATCCAGCCCGGCTGGGGTATCACGTCGTCGTCGGAAAAAAGCAGGATATCGCCCCGGGCCATCCCGGCCCCCCGGTTGCGGGCGTTGGCCGCGCCGAGGCCCGGCGTGATCTCAAGAAAGTGGAACGCAAAGGGCGGTTTGTACTGCTGTAGGAATTCCAGGGTATCGTCGGTGCAGCCATCGGCCACCACGATCACCTCAAACGCGCCCGGTTGGTTTTCCAGAGCGCGCAGCTTCTTCGCCAGCACTTCGCGGCGGTTGTGGGTGGGTACAATTACCGAGATCATGCCTGCTCCCAGTCGTCCAGTCGTAATCCCGCTATACGGGCAAACTCACGCTGGTTGCGCGTGACCAGCACCAGGTCGTGGGCTTTGGCAATGGCCGCAATCCACAGGTCGTTGGGGCCAATCAGCGCACCCTGGCGCTCGAGGTCGGCCCGAATCATCCCGTATACCCCTGCCACCAGCGCATCCACTCCGAAGCAGGGTATTTCGTTGCGGATGATCTCCACCCGCCTGAGGTTGGCCTCCACCCGCTGGCTTTTGCGGGCCCCGTAGTACAGCTCCCCCAGGCTGATGCTGCTGATGAAAATTTGGGGCTCAGCCTGTATGCGCGCGACCAAAGGCGGCACCCCCTTCAGGTAACCGATCCAGACGTTGGTGTCCAGCAGATACATCACAGCCCTTCCCGTTCCTCGAACGGCCCCTGCGGGGGGCGCTCGAGGTCGCCCTCCCAGCTTCCCGCCAGGGCCAGGAAAGCCGCCGAGCGTCGCGGTACAACCTGCGACTCGATCATCTCGCGCAACAGCTCGGAGAGCTTCATACCCCGGGCCTTGGCCCTCTGCTCGAGGATGCGGTAGGTCGCTTCTTTTAGATAGGTCTGCACCTGCGGCATGTAAATAGTGTATGTATATTTACTATACAACTCAAGCCATCGCCAGGAAATTCGCCAGCATCTGCTTGCCCCCCTCGGTCAAAACCGATTCCGGGTGAAACTGCACCCCGTGGGTGGGGTAGCGGCGGTGGCGCAGCCCCATCACCGTGCGGCCCCCGGCCTCGTCGTACCAGGCGTTGGCCTCCAGTTCGTCGGGCAGGTCTTCCACCACCAACGAGTGGTAGCGGGTGGCCGTCAGGGGGGTGGGCAGGCCGGCAAACACCCCGCTGCCGTCGTGCAGGATGGGGCTGGTCTTGCCGTGCACAATCACCCGGTGCCGCCGCACCGCAGCCCCAAAGGCCTCGCCAATGCTCTGGTGGCCCAGGCAGACCCCCAGGATGGGGTATCGGGGCGCGTAGCGCTGGATGAGCGGCACCGAGAGGCCGGCCTCCTTGGGCGTGCAGGGGCCGGGGCTCACCACAATGCCGTCGGGGTCAAGGTCGGCCACATCCTGCAAGCTAAAGCGGTCGTTGCGCCAAACGGTTACCTGGGCGCCCAGTTCGCCCAGGTACTGCACCAGGTTGTAGGTAAAGGAGTCGTAGTTGTCAATCATCAGAATTCGCTTCACAGTCCTGCCTCCCGCTTTTCCATGGCCGCAAACTCCCCCAGGATGGCGCGGTAGATGCGCTCGGCCACATTGGGCGATAAGCCCTGGTGCTCGGCCATATAGCGCACGTGCTGGATGATCTGTTCCTGCCGGTCTTTTGACTCAAGAGGCACCGGGCTTTGCCCTAGCCGGGCCGCTTCTTTAGCCAGCCGCGCCCGCTGGGCCAGCAGTACCACAATCCGGGCGTCAATGGCGTTAATTTGCAGGCGAATGTCCTCGAGGCTTCCCATCTCAACCCCTCCTTTGCGCGCGGCTTCCCACCGCCGCCCAACCCCGCCTTCCACGCTCACAACCCCTCCTCGGCCAGCCGCACCGCCTTGACCATGGCCTGGGCCTTGTTCAAGCACTCCTGGTACTCGGCCATCGGATTGGAGTCGTAGACCACCCCCGCCCCCGCCTGGATGTGCATCTGCCCACCAGCCACCACGATGGTTCGCAGGGTCAGGGCCATGTCCATGTGCCCGTCGTAGGCCACATAGCCAAAAGCCCCCCCGTACGCGCCCCGACGGGCGGGCTCGAGCTCCTCGATAATCTCCATGGCCCGGATCTTGGGGGCCCCCGAGACGGTGCCCATCGGCAAGACCGCGGCCAGGGCGTCGAGCGGGGTTTTGTCCTCGCAGAGCTCGCCCTCCACGGTCGAGACGATGTGCATCACGTGCGAGTAGTTCTCCACCTTCATAAGTTCGCGGGGCCGCACGCTGCCATAGCGGCAGACCCGGCCCAGGTCGTTGCGCGAAAGGTCCACCAGCATCACGTGCTCGGCCCGCTCCTTTTCGTCGGACAGCAGCTCTTCGGCCAGGGCCTGGTCTTCAGCAGCATCCCGGCCCCGCCGGCGGGTTCCGGCGATGGGGCGGGTCACCACCCGCTGCCCATCGGAGCGCAGCAGGCTCTCGGGGCTGCTCGAGACCAGGGTCACCTCGCCCAGTTCCAGGTAGCCCATGTAGGGGCTGGGGTTCACCGAGCGCAGGGCGCGGTAGACAGCAAAGGGGTGCACCTGCAGGGGGGCCGAGATGCGCAGCGAGGGCACCACCTGGAAGATGTCGCCGGCCCGGATGTACTCGAGCGCTTTCTCCACCATCTGCTCGTACTCAGCCTGGGTAACGTTCTGGCTGAACTCCACCCGCCGCCCGGCCCGTTCGCCCGGCACCCCCGGCAGCGGCCCGCTGAGCTTCTTCTCGGCCCAGGCGATGCGCTCCAGGGCCTGGGCCCGCTCGTCCTCCAGGGCCGGGGCCACGATGTGGAGCTGCTGCTTGAACTGGTCAAATACAATCAGGACTTCCGGCTCGATAAACAGCAGGTCGGGAATGCCCAGCAGGTCGGGCTTCTGGTTGGGCAGGCGCTCGTAGTAGCGGATGAGGTCGTAGGCCGCGTAGCCCACCGCACCGCCCCAGAACAGGGGCAGGTCGGGGTCGGGCTGGATGGGCCGGTGGATGGCCTGGTAGAGGGTGCGCAGGGGATCCTGGGTCGCCAGCGGCCGGCCATTCAGGGTAAAAACCCCCTCCTTCAGCCGCCAGATGTGGCGGGCCCCCACCCCCACAAAGCTCCAGCGGGCCCAGGCCTTGCCCCCCTCCACCGACTCCAGCAAAAAGCTGGGACTGGCCTTCTCCGAGAGCTTCAGGTAGGCCGTGACGGGGGTCTCGAGGTCGGCCAGCAGGGTTTTCTTGACCGGGATGGTGGGCTTGGTTAGGTGTGCAATGGGCATCTGCTCTCCTTTAGCAATAAAAAAATCCCCCTGAGGAAAGCCCCAGGGGTAACGACCGCTACCGTCCCAGGGCTATCCGGGCCACCACCAACCCTTGACGAGCGCGATCGGTACCATCTGGCCTCCAGTCTGCGCTATGGGCGGCCAGAATGCAAGTGGTTCTGTACGCCGGCCCCACAAAACGATAGGCTAAGGCCGATGCGCTGGCTTACCTTCGATTTTGACGGCACCCTGGCGGACTGGCCTTTTCGCCGCCTGATGCGGCCCCACATGGAGGCTTTGCTAGCAGAGCCTACCATCCGCCAGGCCCTGCGGAGGGAGTACCTGCGCCGCCTGGCCCAGGGCGACCCCACCAAGGTGTACGACTGGGGCGATATTCACCGGGCTGTGCGGGAGCAACTGGGACTTCCGCCGGTCTTCCCCAACATTGCCCAGGTGCTCGCCGAGGCGAAGCTGCCGCCAGGGCTGCTTTATCCCGATGTGCCGGCAGGTCTGGCCGCCCTGCGCGCCCAGGGTTATCGGATTGCGGTGGCCACCAACGGCCTGGCCAGGTATCAGCAGGTGTTGGTAGACAGGCTCAACATCACCTACGACCGGCTACTGGCCCCGGATATCTCGCAGGCCCTCAAGCCCGACCCGGCTTTCTGGAACCCCCTGCGCCGCGAATCGGTGGAAAAAATTGTGCACGTGGGCGATCTGCTCAGCCAGGACATCTGGGGGGCCAACGCCGCCGGCCTGGGAGCGGTCTGGATCTGGCGCACCATGCCCCAGGACTGGCGCGAAACCCCGGTGCTCGAGCGCACCCAGCGGCCTGACCTCGCCAGCGTCATCGCCGCCAGGGTAGAAAGCGAGTTAGAAGAGCACGGCCTAGTGGTTCCGGTTCGCCCCCCCACCCCACCCCAGCCCGACCACATCGTGGCCGACCTGGAAGAACTGCAGATCGTACTGAACAGCGCATCAACCACCCCCTCCCCTTCGCAGCTTTGCAGCGGGTAGAATCCAGCATGGTTTTTACCCTCACCCGCTACCCCATAATCCAGGCCCCCATGGCCGGTGGGGCCACCACGCCCGAGCTGGTGGCGGCGGTTTCCCAGGCGGGCGGGCTGGGCTCGTTGGCAGGGGCCTTGCTCCCACCCGACCGGCTGCGCGAGGCCATCCGCCAGGTTCGCCAGCTCACCGACCGACCCTTCAACGTCAACCTGTTTGTGCTCGAGGCCGCCAAAGTCTCGGCGGATGTGCTCGAGGCCGCCCTGGATCGCCTCGGGCCCATCCGGGCCGAGCTGGGCCTGCCCCCCGGCACAGCCCCCCAAAA containing:
- a CDS encoding type II toxin-antitoxin system VapC family toxin; the protein is MYLLDTNVWIGYLKGVPPLVARIQAEPQIFISSISLGELYYGARKSQRVEANLRRVEIIRNEIPCFGVDALVAGVYGMIRADLERQGALIGPNDLWIAAIAKAHDLVLVTRNQREFARIAGLRLDDWEQA
- a CDS encoding CopG family transcriptional regulator, with the protein product MPQVQTYLKEATYRILEQRAKARGMKLSELLREMIESQVVPRRSAAFLALAGSWEGDLERPPQGPFEEREGL
- a CDS encoding anthranilate synthase component II, translated to MIDNYDSFTYNLVQYLGELGAQVTVWRNDRFSLQDVADLDPDGIVVSPGPCTPKEAGLSVPLIQRYAPRYPILGVCLGHQSIGEAFGAAVRRHRVIVHGKTSPILHDGSGVFAGLPTPLTATRYHSLVVEDLPDELEANAWYDEAGGRTVMGLRHRRYPTHGVQFHPESVLTEGGKQMLANFLAMA
- a CDS encoding chorismate mutase, which gives rise to MSVEGGVGRRWEAARKGGVEMGSLEDIRLQINAIDARIVVLLAQRARLAKEAARLGQSPVPLESKDRQEQIIQHVRYMAEHQGLSPNVAERIYRAILGEFAAMEKREAGL
- the trpE gene encoding anthranilate synthase component I, translating into MPIAHLTKPTIPVKKTLLADLETPVTAYLKLSEKASPSFLLESVEGGKAWARWSFVGVGARHIWRLKEGVFTLNGRPLATQDPLRTLYQAIHRPIQPDPDLPLFWGGAVGYAAYDLIRYYERLPNQKPDLLGIPDLLFIEPEVLIVFDQFKQQLHIVAPALEDERAQALERIAWAEKKLSGPLPGVPGERAGRRVEFSQNVTQAEYEQMVEKALEYIRAGDIFQVVPSLRISAPLQVHPFAVYRALRSVNPSPYMGYLELGEVTLVSSSPESLLRSDGQRVVTRPIAGTRRRGRDAAEDQALAEELLSDEKERAEHVMLVDLSRNDLGRVCRYGSVRPRELMKVENYSHVMHIVSTVEGELCEDKTPLDALAAVLPMGTVSGAPKIRAMEIIEELEPARRGAYGGAFGYVAYDGHMDMALTLRTIVVAGGQMHIQAGAGVVYDSNPMAEYQECLNKAQAMVKAVRLAEEGL
- a CDS encoding HAD family hydrolase, with protein sequence MRWLTFDFDGTLADWPFRRLMRPHMEALLAEPTIRQALRREYLRRLAQGDPTKVYDWGDIHRAVREQLGLPPVFPNIAQVLAEAKLPPGLLYPDVPAGLAALRAQGYRIAVATNGLARYQQVLVDRLNITYDRLLAPDISQALKPDPAFWNPLRRESVEKIVHVGDLLSQDIWGANAAGLGAVWIWRTMPQDWRETPVLERTQRPDLASVIAARVESELEEHGLVVPVRPPTPPQPDHIVADLEELQIVLNSASTTPSPSQLCSG